From the Tigriopus californicus strain San Diego chromosome 4, Tcal_SD_v2.1, whole genome shotgun sequence genome, the window CTCGACAGAACAGGCCTGCTCAAAAGATCCTAAGATGGTTCCACACTATGCCATAAAGcgcaatttcggaaatgtcaGCTTAAATATtgccctttttttcaaggcgGTATATTCTTAGCCATTCTCGTAAGCGTACCTTGTTCATCTCAGACAGCATGAAATAGAGCGTCAGTGGAggtgaatgaagaaaagtaGTGAGTAAGTATGTATGGGCTTTATCATGACAGGAACATGAAAATTGGTTCTGCCTCCGCAACAGCTCGAAATTTGCACTAGATCATGATTGGGCCGAATTTCATAATTGCCATAATGATCAAATTGGACACATTTGGTAAAGCCTCTCATATGCTAATATCCGCCCTTCCGAGCGCTTTACCCTTCATCCAAGAGGATATGTGGAAGAGTAACATGATCTTGGTTGGGAAACTACGGTCGATTTCGTATTCATGTCTGCCAGGAACGTCACGAACTTGCCAAAAgcggctttaaaaaaaaatctctccCCGTGAGATGGTGCCTTTTTCTTGGCCGGCTGTCATATCTCTCCGTATTTGGCCATTTGCACTCAAGCAAATATGGCCATAATCGCATCTAATCTGAAGCAAGCATCTCAAAACCAATGCTTACACATGAGATCCCCGCCTCAACCTCATCAAAGCCTGCAAAGCTGCTTGGTTCTACTATTCCTCATTCAGCATGCTcgtatttcaaaatgcattaTCTCTTACACATGTGTTCGCTCAGCTTAGTAAAGACACTGGGGCGAGTGAAGAGTGCTGGCAGGTCCAACGACATGGCTTGTTTCGTGCAAAAAGCGCTTAAATTCAAttctctcgtttttttttcatcagcCTGCTTCGTTGCAATAAGAGCCTGGCTCAAGAGCATGATCTATGATCCGGCGTGCGCGCCACGATTGGCCGGCCACGCTTTAGTTCCGTCACTCATTGGTCCGTACATTCAGGCTCGACCAATGAGGAGGCTTCCGTCAGTGTTCTGGTCCGGGTTTCGGAGCGCAAAGTGAGGCTTCTTCCGCTCCGCGAGCACCTCTCTCGAGGAGACTTGGTTCGGTGGTGGAGATGGTGGTTTCTGAGGAGCGCCGGTGGTTGTGATGGTTTTCAAAGAGAGGACCTGCTTGCCAGTGAACGCTCTCGCCAGTAGAAATGCACTTCTGCTCAACAAATATTTGGCGCTGAATGGTAAACATTTGTTTGACCCAAACGATCGTCGTCGTCGCGATTTTAGTGTTCTCTGTTCAGTCAACCTTTGGGTGTTCTCGAAGTGAGTCCACTCTGATTTATTGCTTCAGTtggacgaaaaaaaatccacttgCAGTTTCTGCCTGGCGATCAATAGTTACATCAAGATTCAAGATTAAGTGTTCGTTGCTGTCGTACTGCTTTGAGGGAGTCGACGAGATCAATTGTTACCATGCCCAGACCATCCCGCGAGAGTTATGGAGATCAAAAACCTCCCTACTCCTATATTGCTCTCACGGCCATGGCCTTATGGCACTCTCCAGAGAGAATGCTGCCTCTGTCAGACATCTACAAGTTCATAATGGATAACTTCCCCTACTACAGGAAGAACACGCAGAGATGGCAAAATAGCCTTCGTCACAACCTAAGTTTCAACGATTGTTTCATCAAGATCCCCAGGCGTCCCGACCGACCCGGTAAGGGCGCCTATTGGACCCTCCACCCAAAGGCCATTTCCATGTTCGAAAATGGGTCCTTGCTCCGCCGCCGGAAGAGGTTCAAACTAGGAAGTACGGATAAGGATTCCTTGGACACGGAGCTAAGCGCTCTGTCGAATTTGAATAGGGTTATGGTTTCCAATTATTCGAGCTCCCATTCGGCTCCCATGAGCCATTCAAGCCCGTACCATCCACCGACTTGTGTGCCTGGACCTTCCATGTCGATGCATTCGGGACCTCAAGTGCCACCCCCGCCGAGTATGATCCCGTCTCCGTATTTTAATCCACATTTGGCCTTGGCGGCACACGCCCATCACCAGCAACAACTGGCCAATTTGCATGCAGCCTCGAATCTCTCACCACCACATTTACCCCATCTACCTCCGCAAATGTCGCCACCCACGTTACCCAAGCCCACTCCATTGAATCCTATGATGGCCTCTATGTCGAGCCGAACCTCGCCCGGGTTCCAAACCAattccaaaccaaagaaaaagggCTTCACCATTGACAGTCTCATGGACAAGGAAGACGTCACCCGAGAGGACAGCGACCTTCCTCCTCTCGATATGGAGGACGAGGAAATATCCGTCGATGACGACGGAGACGCCAAAGATGACATAAACGTCGAAACTGATGAAGAAGGCAAGGCCAAGTCACCCTCGCCCCAGAACTTGGAGGCTCTCCGAGCCTTTTTCCGGCCTAATCCTCTGGGATCGGCCTTCAACCCTTTAGTGGCGGCGGCTAATCCACTTCTCAATAGTCAATACGGCCCGGGAGGAATTCCAACATCCGTTTCAGCACCCAATCCCATGTTGGGCAACCCATTCTATTGGGCGAATATTCAACGAGCTGCCGTGGCTGCCGCTGCCCTCTCTAATCGAGTGATGCCTCCCCATTCGATGGCCTCATCGGCATCCTCCCCTCTTCACCTACCCCCGACATCATCTATCAGCAGTCATTTTTTAGAGTCTCGCCCGGAGGTCATGAGGACCTCCGACATGATCCCCGAGATCCCCCGGCCTATCAAGACCGAAGTGAAAACCGAGCTGAAGGAGGAAGAGCCCACTACCAATCCGCTTTTGTTCCAAGTCAAGACTCATCTTCCAAGTCTCAGCCCCAAGAGAGCGTCTCCGGCAGCCTCACCCAACGGGGATTTTCAATCGAAAATTTTGTCAAGTGACCTCCGGGACgacaataataataaaaacaacaacaacaacatcggGGATCACAATGACCGAAATAATAACTCCACACAAGATCCAAAGAAACCGGTCCCAACGCTGAGATTTAGTCCACCCATGCGTTCCATATGACCATAGGATAGATGATGGTTTTATGTTCCTAAGTATTCGGCGCCCCCCAAGACTCAATCGAGTACCTTTAGTTGCCTCCAAAAGCGATTTATTGTTCCCAAGTCATACCTTAATAGTTGTTCCTGACGTGAGAATGTTCATTCTCCAAGTTGCATCCCTACCAACACAGTATTTAAATGTTGATGTGTAAAAACTATGCTTGTTCCAATAGTTTTTGTTTTAGTTCGGGCGTGGAAATACAACTCTCAATTCTGATCGAACATCCCGTTTTCTAATTACTCTCGTAGCTAAGTCAATTGATTTTCAACACGCTCTCACTCATGTCATGACTCATGAGACACAAAGGGAACCCTTTGTAGCTTGTCTACTTTAATTTTCCATCAAAGTCATCAATAAGTTCTTCcaccctctctctctcacacaaaCTGTGGGTTCTGTGTACTTACTCCAAACACAAAGCCTGCTCGCAGAGGTGGGTAGGTGGGCGAGGGACAACCCTTTCCTTGATCGCCTTCATATTTTCTCATCAAGCAACCAACAAATGATGTCGAAATTAATtctgaaattggttttgagcCTCGCGATCAAGTTCGAACAGATTATCCACCTCATTATTGAGCTAACAAGACAAAACATCCTGGCTGACTCGTTAGCACAAGGTGTGAACGAGGACGTTATGTCTTTTCCATCTAGGAAGATGACTGTCCAACCAGTCCGACGGACAACCAGGGTGGAGGTTTTGTTTTCCAGGTATAAGATAGATCGAGGAGTCAGGGGGTTACAAAGTGAAGGACTTCTTCCTAAGTTAAACGCTCTCAACGGGTGTCAGAAGGTCAAGTAGTAGTGGTTGAAAAGCAACTGGATCTGATCCACACCAATCCCAAGGTTCTGTCAACCTTGCTATTAGGGGACGTGTTATAAACCAACCGAGGTAATGGTGTTTCTTTCACTTCCCAGATGGGCCAGTTATTAGTCAATATAATGATTTCAATGCACGTCGTATTGGCAATTTGCCGTCCACACACAGTCTCGGGTGTTGGAGATTGTTTGCCAATGAGGGAGTTCTCTTTGGGTCGACGAGCGCGAACCACCACTCGATGGCtcgatggttggttggttggttggttgaaggAATCATAAGAACAATCATCCATCACACTTTCATTGTATCTCTCTCTAACAATCTATACAGGAACGCCTTCCCAGCTCTACATATCACACCTCGCGAGGGTTTCCACTGTACTAGAGCTTCTTGGGCTTGGTTCAATGAGGATCGAGTGTTGGGCAGCCAAAAAATCCAATCTCTgactttaaattgaaaatcttGGGAGTTAAGATTCGATGGTAGGGTTGGTCCTAACACTCGTTGGCACCTTGGTCCAAATATTGGTGCAAAGAACGCAGAGGAATTGAATGGTATAAAAACACCAAGAATCAAGAAGAACcatcttttccttctttttagAGGGCAAACATGCCTAGACAGATCTGATTGGTCATGGTTGGACTCATTATCGATCCGGACGCTTGAGATAAATGACGTTGGCGTTTTAGTGGTGGGCATGTGGAACTTGCTGGCGATGCTTTTGGCGGCAAAAAGGCAGTTCTAGTCCGTGTTTACCAACATCGAATTTATTGCCTTCTGTCCTctttaatttgtttttgacaagaCTGCATTCTTTTATGAACGAAGATATATGTTCATCACCCCTCGACGGCCTattttgctctcaaaaccaATTCCCATTCCAAATGATTTGTGCCAGAAATAGTTCGGCGGCAAAATAGGAAATTGAAGCTATTCCTAATGATGACTTCATTAGCAACACCTTTCCATTAATAAACTAATCATGTCCATTAAGCGAATCAAGTTTCTCCGTTCTTAGTTTCCAATCTGATCACGAGATTTCACCTGTATTTCTAACAAGTGCATCCGTAAATCTGATGCCCGGCTGGTGCCCTCACCCAAGTGGCCCACACCTGATCCGATCCCATTGAAAAGATGCTctgaaaacaaatttctttgaCGATGAGGAAAACAAAGTGAGTGACGAAGGAAGACCCGCTCCATGTGGCTTACACCACTACAACCAACAGTACATCCTCCAAAAGCAAAGCCTGGGCCGAGAATCCGCCTGCGAGAAGCATGGTGAGGCAGGAGCCGAGTCTTCAATTTGCTTTGAGGAACCAGGAATTTACAATCAGGTGTGTTGTTCTAGGCCCTTGGGGAGGTGGTAGTCGTCTTGGTGGGGATTGATTGGGTTGAAAGACCATTAACAGGGGGTGCAATCAAAGGAAATTCCACCCTATGCACTAGTGTTTTCTTAATTTCCAAGCGCCAAGAAGTCTAGATGATCCAGACAAACCAGCGCCTTTcgccctctctctttctcgctctgtCAACGTCCCTCAAACACGGCTCAAGAACCCATTCTACGCGGGTGCAGAATGTTTCTCTCAAGCTGAAAGTCAGGGGATCGTTTTCTTTTCCCCGAGGAGTGAGTTAAGAGCTAATTTGAATGTGGTTGGCGTCGACGGAGAAAGGCGACCAAGACagatttggttggttggttggttggttggttggttggttggtggttgtgTTGGTGCGTATTATGTGCAAGGATTATAGGCAGAAACAGCGAGCTAGCTAGCTTTGGCTCGTCAGCGTCTTCCGACGGTATCCACCTAAGGTGAGGAGCCAAATTTTGTTGTTTCTTGGTAGTACTGCTTGGTTGTTTTGGAGCGGCAAAAGCTACCCTTCAATTTTCGAATAGAGGAACATCGCCGTTGAATGAGGGGAATGGTTGAATTACAACCAATGATGATTAGGCTGCTCAGTGCGTGGATGAAACGATCAAACAAAGGAGAGATTCACCACTGGAAGCATGGGATGTTCGAGAACATCATCTCTGCCAGACTTGACTCGTCGTGCTCCAGGATAGAGCATTCCATCCTGTGCATAATCAAGGGAAATGAatcctctctctctgtgtctgATTGAAGACTTCACTGAGACAGAGCGAGGAATTATCACGGATGAGCCCAAACAAAGCCAAGCAGGGCGAAAAATTGAGATGTGCCGACGGAGATCATGGTGGCTGAACTTGTCCATACACACATTCAAGTGAGTGGTAGTGGTCCCGGGTACGGTAGTTAAAATCTCATTCCCCGGGTTGGTTGAGGCTagatgtgtatgtgtgtgtgtgtgtgtgtgtgtgtgtgtgtgtgtgtgtgtgtgtgtgtgtgtgtgtgtgtgtgtgtgtgtgtgtgtgtgtgtgtgtgtgttggtCTTTCTGTCTGACTCTTTGTACTACTGCTTGGTGGTGTTCAATAGCATATGAGCAGTAGCTTTGACAAGAGGCACCAAAAATAGAGATTGATTATGATATCAAACAAGAGCTAAGAATAGAGTGGGAGAGCCggtggttggatggatggatggatggatggatgactgACTGGATGGGATGGgatggtggttggttggcacCTCGAAGCTTAAGTTTTGAGCGATGGTTCACAAATCATGTTGTCAGGCCTAACTCTGCGGATTTCTTTGTCTTAGATGTGTGTATTAATCAGTCATGGAAAGAAATCTCACTCTTCCCTCTAGCATTTCCATTTCCCGACCGCAAACTAATGTCAAACTCTTCCTATTCAAGGCATTAAGCAATCTGGAATGTATATTGGCAAGATCCTGGTTGCCACCCACTTTGATTAACATTAGATACCCTCCTCTCCTCATCCAGAATTGGTGTCATGAGATCAAGATGGCGCTTTGTGAATCAAATTGTCTGGAGTGAATGCCATCGTGGCCTTTTCCCTTTACACTCAGGTCCAAGGGTCACGTGGACTTCCCAATGCTTTGGTAGGCGGTGATGGTTGTATAGTAGAGGTATCGCCATGCCAAccatgatgattatgatgatgcgAGCCGAGTCCCGATATCGTCGGGGTCTGGTAGAAGCTTTACGATTTGCTACGCAtgctttgtttttattttgggaacaaaatccaAAGGAAGCACGAGGCTAATTTTGGGACGAAAGACTTTGTTTGACACCTGACAGGGGGTTGGAGGGTataaaaaactttcaaaaggTGTAAATTGAGGGGGTAATTAAGTTGTAATTATAATCGTGTTCAgtcaatgaaattttgaattccTTGACAGTGTATCTTGAAAACAGGTATCTGGGGCAAAACATGTGTACCCAAATGGACACCTAATATATGTTAAATGCAATACACCTGTAATGTGGTGCAAACTATTTGGCCGAGTCAGATCCAATATTTGAGGTCCAATCAATTTGGCTGGATTTTTTACTCCTTTGATTGATGATGTGTAGTGTTGCTCAAGAGGACTCCAAATTCCAACGGGCTTACTCTGCGATTTGTCCGATTTCTATTAGTTGAGCAATGAGAATGGAAAATTGACAGTCGTTCCGGTCACAACCAGTTAAGTGGAATCGACTATTTGACATCCTATGCACACTCTGATCTACCATTTGGCTAAATCAAAATCGCTTTTGTcgctttttattttgattgaaatatttcatgtgTGTCttcccaagaaattgaacgTAATCACTTGCGATAtgattttgcatttgttttcCTTCAGATTAATCTCTTATTTTTTTATGTAAGCTCAGCGAACAAGCAGATCTCAAGCTTTTGGGAAGGCAAATGGCGGACTATAACGATTTACTCTCTCTATATTGCTGTATATTGTGACAAATTTGGCAATATTTCTAGCCCATCGCTCAAACACATATTTTCTAGTTCTTAACATTCGTGGGCCAAAAAGTGAGGTGTATTCAAACTCATGAAATCTGGTTTAACTGTGACATGCAGGCGAATGAACTTCATGGACTACTCAAACTTTGGACGTGACATCAGAGAGTTTTGTTTTAGTTACCTTTTTTGATGATATCTCAACTAGAACGATGCACTTTTTAATTTATATTTATTCTTTTGCTAACCATGAATGTACAGACGATCTGTTCTAGGGTTTGGTTGTCCGTAGCCATATACGTGGATCTCGTTTTTTTCAGGACAGGTTGAACCGAACACGAACTAAAGTGgagaaagagaacgagaaGATCGGCTCCAAAGGTGCAGCGGTGGTAGTGGTTGATGAGATTGACTCTCTTCTTCACACTACCTTCTGGCACTATCCAACTGAAGGAAGAACACTCAAAGGTCGAGTCGGCGAATCCACTTTGAATCTTGTTCATTTGAGTCAATGGGCGAAGATAGAGTAGAATGGAAAATATACAAGGAGGTAACAATGCCTGCAGTTTCCAGATCAGCGGGTGATTCTTCCCCAAGATTAACGTTTTCCGACTCAATGAGACGTGGTGCATTTGCAGAGTTATTGCAGAATCCACAGACATTCACAATAACgatcaaacattttcaatacGTCTTTTGACTAACACGCCTTCTTGCGCTCCTTTCTCATGCGGAGAGTCACAATACAAGCCATTTTGGTGCTGAAAGATGATTCTCCTACTGGCACAGATTTGGGAGCTCAAGGCATAACTGGAAATCATGCCCGTCTCCATTGTGCGCTCGATCCTCAAGTCGTTTGACGTCTTGGAATGTGTTCTTCTCCATGACGCATCCCAATGTCTAGGAATGGTACGTGTGTGACCCTCTAGGGGAGCGAGGATTTCACCCTGCGGTACGCCAAGCACACCTGCGAAATATTAACAGGGACTTGAGACCATGATTACATGCAGGCATCCTTTGGCTTGATCTTTCCTTGGAACCAAAGCGATTGAGGCGATTCAATCTAGCAACCAGTGGAAACAGCAATCTTAGGAGTG encodes:
- the LOC131878940 gene encoding fork head domain-containing protein FD4-like, producing MPRPSRESYGDQKPPYSYIALTAMALWHSPERMLPLSDIYKFIMDNFPYYRKNTQRWQNSLRHNLSFNDCFIKIPRRPDRPGKGAYWTLHPKAISMFENGSLLRRRKRFKLGSTDKDSLDTELSALSNLNRVMVSNYSSSHSAPMSHSSPYHPPTCVPGPSMSMHSGPQVPPPPSMIPSPYFNPHLALAAHAHHQQQLANLHAASNLSPPHLPHLPPQMSPPTLPKPTPLNPMMASMSSRTSPGFQTNSKPKKKGFTIDSLMDKEDVTREDSDLPPLDMEDEEISVDDDGDAKDDINVETDEEGKAKSPSPQNLEALRAFFRPNPLGSAFNPLVAAANPLLNSQYGPGGIPTSVSAPNPMLGNPFYWANIQRAAVAAAALSNRVMPPHSMASSASSPLHLPPTSSISSHFLESRPEVMRTSDMIPEIPRPIKTEVKTELKEEEPTTNPLLFQVKTHLPSLSPKRASPAASPNGDFQSKILSSDLRDDNNNKNNNNNIGDHNDRNNNSTQDPKKPVPTLRFSPPMRSI